From Lasioglossum baleicum chromosome 2, iyLasBale1, whole genome shotgun sequence, a single genomic window includes:
- the Cyp301a1 gene encoding putative cytochrome P450 301a1, mitochondrial isoform X1, giving the protein MVYRMSRRLQFILKCQFLRARDATRRSLCTGAGTVTSTRICSLDHDSSIQARPYYEIPGPKPIPILGNTWRLFPVIGQYQISDMAKVSQMFHDEYGIICRLSGLIGRPDLLFVYDADEIEKIYRQEGPTPFRPSMPCLVRYKSVVRKDFFGNLPGVVGVHGEPWREFRTRVQKPVLQPHTVRKYITPIEVVTVDFIKRIEEIKAEDGELPGDFDNEIHKWALECIGRVALDVRLGCLGSTLTPDSEPQKIIDAAKFALRNVAVLELKAPFWRYLPSRLWTRYVRNMDYFKEVCMKYIDAAMERLKTKQAVNDSDLSLMERILAKETDPKMAYILALDLILVGIDTISMAVCSILYQLATRPEEQEKIYEELVKILPDPSVPLTTKHLDQAVYMKSFIREVFRVYSTVIGNGRTLQNDTVICGYKVPKGIQVVFPTVVTGNMEEYVKDAKTFRPMRWIEESTKEELHPFASLPYGHGARMCLGRRFADLEMQVLLAKLIRSYKLEYHHEPLKYKITFMYAPDGELKFKVIRR; this is encoded by the exons ATGGTTTACAG AATGAGCCGGCGACTGCAGTTCATCCTGAAATGCCAATTTCTGCGAGCACGGGATGCAACTCGACGAAGTCTTTGTACAG GTGCGGGAACGGTGACCTCGACGAGGATATGCAGCCTGGATCATGATAGCTCGATCCAGGCGAGGCCATACTATGAGATCCCGGGACCGAAACCGATCCCGATCCTCGGGAACACCTGGAGACTGTTTCCGGTAATCGGTCAATACCAAATTTCGGACATGGCGAAAGTGTCGCAAATGTTCCACGATGAATATGGAATCATTTGTCGTCTGAGTGGATTGATTGGCAGGCCGGATCTATTGTTTGTCTACGATGCCGACGAGATCGAAAAGATCTACAGACAGGAAGGTCCGACGCCTTTCAGACCATCAATGCCGTGTTTGGTGCGATACAAAAGCGTCGTCCGCAAGGATTTCTTTGGAAATCTGCCTGGCGTTGTCGGAGT ACACGGAGAACCTTGGCGCGAATTTCGTACACGCGTGCAGAAACCAGTTCTACAACCGCATACTGTTCGAAAGTACATCACGCCCATTGAAGTGGTCACCGTCGATTTTATAAAAAG AATTGAAGAGATTAAAGCAGAGGATGGAGAACTTCCTGGCGACTTTGACAACGAGATCCACAAATGGGCTCTAGAAT GTATCGGTCGAGTGGCTCTCGACGTCAGATTAGGCTGTCTGGGGAGTACGCTGACTCCAGACTCGGAGCCTCAGAAGATCATCGACGCGGCAAAGTTTGCTCTGAGGAACGTAGCAGTGCTTGAGCTGAAAGCTCCCTTCTGGAGGTATTTGCCTTCTCGTCTCTGGACAAGATACGTACGCAACATGGATTACTTCAAGGA GGTATGCATGAAGTACATCGACGCTGCGATGGAGAGGTTGAAGACCAAGCAGGCTGTCAACGACTCTGACTTATCCTTGATGGAGAGGATCCTAGCCAAAGAGACCGACCCCAAAATGGCTTACATCCTTGCGTTGGATTTGATTCTGGTTGGAATAGACACT ATCTCTATGGCTGTCTGTTCTATACTATACCAGTTAGCAACGAGGCCGGAGGAACAGGAAAAGATCTACGAGGAACTCGTTAAAATTCTTCCCGATCCATCTGTTCCTCTTACCACGAAACATCTTGATCAGGCTGTCTACATGAAATCCTTCATACGCGAGGTTTTTAG AGTGTATTCCACAGTCATCGGAAACGGCAGGACACTGCAAAATGACACTGTAATCTGCGGCTACAAAGTGCCGAAGGGA ATACAAGTGGTATTCCCAACAGTCGTAACAGGAAATATGGAAGAATACGTGAAAGATGCTAAAACGTTTAGGCCTATGAGGTGGATTGAGGAATCTACGAAAGAGGAATTACACCCTTTTGCATCTTTGCCCTATGGTCATGGTGCTCGCATGTGTTTAGGTAGAAGGTTCGCCGATTTGGAGATGCAGGTGCTACTTGCCAAG TTGATACGCTCTTACAAATTGGAGTACCACCACGAACCTCTCAAATACAAAATCACGTTCATGTACGCTCCTGATGGTGAACTGAAGTTCAAGGTGATACGAAGATAA
- the Cyp301a1 gene encoding putative cytochrome P450 301a1, mitochondrial isoform X2, whose protein sequence is MSRRLQFILKCQFLRARDATRRSLCTGAGTVTSTRICSLDHDSSIQARPYYEIPGPKPIPILGNTWRLFPVIGQYQISDMAKVSQMFHDEYGIICRLSGLIGRPDLLFVYDADEIEKIYRQEGPTPFRPSMPCLVRYKSVVRKDFFGNLPGVVGVHGEPWREFRTRVQKPVLQPHTVRKYITPIEVVTVDFIKRIEEIKAEDGELPGDFDNEIHKWALECIGRVALDVRLGCLGSTLTPDSEPQKIIDAAKFALRNVAVLELKAPFWRYLPSRLWTRYVRNMDYFKEVCMKYIDAAMERLKTKQAVNDSDLSLMERILAKETDPKMAYILALDLILVGIDTISMAVCSILYQLATRPEEQEKIYEELVKILPDPSVPLTTKHLDQAVYMKSFIREVFRVYSTVIGNGRTLQNDTVICGYKVPKGIQVVFPTVVTGNMEEYVKDAKTFRPMRWIEESTKEELHPFASLPYGHGARMCLGRRFADLEMQVLLAKLIRSYKLEYHHEPLKYKITFMYAPDGELKFKVIRR, encoded by the exons ATGAGCCGGCGACTGCAGTTCATCCTGAAATGCCAATTTCTGCGAGCACGGGATGCAACTCGACGAAGTCTTTGTACAG GTGCGGGAACGGTGACCTCGACGAGGATATGCAGCCTGGATCATGATAGCTCGATCCAGGCGAGGCCATACTATGAGATCCCGGGACCGAAACCGATCCCGATCCTCGGGAACACCTGGAGACTGTTTCCGGTAATCGGTCAATACCAAATTTCGGACATGGCGAAAGTGTCGCAAATGTTCCACGATGAATATGGAATCATTTGTCGTCTGAGTGGATTGATTGGCAGGCCGGATCTATTGTTTGTCTACGATGCCGACGAGATCGAAAAGATCTACAGACAGGAAGGTCCGACGCCTTTCAGACCATCAATGCCGTGTTTGGTGCGATACAAAAGCGTCGTCCGCAAGGATTTCTTTGGAAATCTGCCTGGCGTTGTCGGAGT ACACGGAGAACCTTGGCGCGAATTTCGTACACGCGTGCAGAAACCAGTTCTACAACCGCATACTGTTCGAAAGTACATCACGCCCATTGAAGTGGTCACCGTCGATTTTATAAAAAG AATTGAAGAGATTAAAGCAGAGGATGGAGAACTTCCTGGCGACTTTGACAACGAGATCCACAAATGGGCTCTAGAAT GTATCGGTCGAGTGGCTCTCGACGTCAGATTAGGCTGTCTGGGGAGTACGCTGACTCCAGACTCGGAGCCTCAGAAGATCATCGACGCGGCAAAGTTTGCTCTGAGGAACGTAGCAGTGCTTGAGCTGAAAGCTCCCTTCTGGAGGTATTTGCCTTCTCGTCTCTGGACAAGATACGTACGCAACATGGATTACTTCAAGGA GGTATGCATGAAGTACATCGACGCTGCGATGGAGAGGTTGAAGACCAAGCAGGCTGTCAACGACTCTGACTTATCCTTGATGGAGAGGATCCTAGCCAAAGAGACCGACCCCAAAATGGCTTACATCCTTGCGTTGGATTTGATTCTGGTTGGAATAGACACT ATCTCTATGGCTGTCTGTTCTATACTATACCAGTTAGCAACGAGGCCGGAGGAACAGGAAAAGATCTACGAGGAACTCGTTAAAATTCTTCCCGATCCATCTGTTCCTCTTACCACGAAACATCTTGATCAGGCTGTCTACATGAAATCCTTCATACGCGAGGTTTTTAG AGTGTATTCCACAGTCATCGGAAACGGCAGGACACTGCAAAATGACACTGTAATCTGCGGCTACAAAGTGCCGAAGGGA ATACAAGTGGTATTCCCAACAGTCGTAACAGGAAATATGGAAGAATACGTGAAAGATGCTAAAACGTTTAGGCCTATGAGGTGGATTGAGGAATCTACGAAAGAGGAATTACACCCTTTTGCATCTTTGCCCTATGGTCATGGTGCTCGCATGTGTTTAGGTAGAAGGTTCGCCGATTTGGAGATGCAGGTGCTACTTGCCAAG TTGATACGCTCTTACAAATTGGAGTACCACCACGAACCTCTCAAATACAAAATCACGTTCATGTACGCTCCTGATGGTGAACTGAAGTTCAAGGTGATACGAAGATAA
- the LOC143215894 gene encoding uncharacterized protein LOC143215894 codes for MAVKIRDRHFKSTSNILSEVGSDNMAGRIRNIPEDRYRTYTFTDFQQENRKFAKKHEPKKSQNLLRKLLASLEKKNEACKADDEFVTEYYRKNDYSNPNSDFLSGRLQRNCRFSGPKSSETFLVNRCRPDLVSKKLPVIDDRGNEEFLFEEKSLQRHSVDFANSRRLRKSTNDLNRCTLEKIFTDTDCKQEIGVKDSREKHDRKRSFKDLLVSMMKWKKSNRKQKPRKYVSCDHLVDNSQIFDKENVKQLSRASSLNTVTLEDCEGGTIIQVKTRKTTIHPMSGGKRNEQLLEVLARNKESQRTFAMTGSVENLVKPSAIKDIAKRLSQPPDNSRNNDRITARWK; via the exons ATGGCTGTAAAAATTAGAGATCGTCATTTCAAATCAACTTCGAATATCCTCAGCGAAGTTGGAAGCGATAACATGGCGGGTAGAATACGAAACATCCCAGAAGATCGCTACAGAACTTACACTTTCACAGACTTTCAACAGGAAAaccgaaaattcgcgaagaaacACGAGCCAAAGAAATCGCAGAATCTTCTGAGAAAGCTTCTAGCATCTTTGGAGAAGAAAAACGAAGCCTGTAAAGCCGACGATGAATTTGTCACCGAATACTACAGAAAAAACGATTACTCAAACCCTAATTCTGATTTTTTGAGCGGAAGATTACAACGAAATTGTCGATTTTCTGGTCCAAAGTCCAGTGAAACATTTTTGGTTAATCGTTGCCGACCTGATTTAGTTTCCAAAAAACTGCCGGTTATCGATGATAGGGGAAATGAGGAATTTTTGTTTGAAGAAAAATCGTTGCAAAGACATAGCGTGGATTTTGCGAATTCGAGACGATTGAGGAAAAGTACGAACGATTTGAACAGGTGCACTTTGGAGAAGATATTTACAGATACAGATTGTAAACAGGAGATTGGTGTAAAGGACTCGAGAGAGAAGCACGATCGGAAGAGGTCTTTTAAAGATTTATTGGTATCCATGATGAAGTGGAAGAAGTCGAACCGGAAGCAGAAACCACGGAAATATGTGTCCTGTGATCATTTGGTGGATAACTCGCAGATTTTCGACAAGGAGAATGTTAAACAATTGTCTAGGGCTTCTTCTTTGAACACTGTTACGCTCGAGGATTGCGAGGGAGGAACCATAATCCAG GTCAAGACACGGAAAACAACGATACACCCTATGTCCGGTGGGAAAAGGAACGAACAGCTTTTGGAGGTTCTCGCAAGGAATAAGGAGAGTCAGCGAACTTTCGCGATGACTGGAAGCGTGGAGAACCTCGTCAAGCCTTCCGCAATTAAAGACATAGCGAAACGTCTTTCCCAGCCTCCAGATAACTCACGGAATAACGACAGAATAACTGCCCGTTGGAAATAA
- the Pink gene encoding WD40 repeat domain-containing protein pink, protein MQEFPYVLSEYEEINSLLYKPINSTQRIKYTCFNTSSNYIILGSTSGSIYLFSRKPCSFLQLIPLSEGAVSRVLISPDERTIALATARGAVCLVSLKPTPKLIAVSTEHINEQINSLCWNDSSSELYAGDWNGKISVMVLSIFKVNGMFQTPACALMDLDSAIVQLSFSSPLLLASTLTRCYICDTVQEQYKQVGNKARNGEFGACFYKTYSKEDTSALAAQKEEKLTNRKRTFSFIPEGNSNVQEENFPQIFCARPGSRLWEVSANGVVMKTHQFKEALAIPPVTICKPNPRKSTYQKQMEQTTWTPQSVNFTHLFVTAKKYLFSYTSRGLYILDPVTATVILWNNEFSNITMAETVENKIYLMTTNGEFHCLTLSFLDSLILRLYNTKSYYECLELCLMHKVQLKKLVSNLEIGKVCDVENRLQMLRDDELSTLLHPLTNLLESNTKASPKKLDSGIVVVNSGNSNEEETFRSKSASRCSKIESKEETNEINRPEDANCNTAYEENNVEEVLEELDPNRSAMQKIQADLEAVNALIGNIRQSMSEGELENIISDIDWRMNVIKDFYETLTDLKSFLYEILRSAELYYFNTLLENISMQLLQTTDNTHIVKQITKAFVNMNAHSCRRCTCGSPYSIDELAEPKFLGVGMALLKKFANENQEQYVNFCNSVPYMWREYLPVCVEQNGVLMSDSLRQCLQIRDTVALSMLLPLLDGKLWSVLATQVKQTEEGQCLFCGKYIKHGNNDALESIEWSAVIHEIIKKQGPDLAMALLVKLEKAVPNISIDKSVFQSLVFTKILYQHGMKRTINFNKNSLDSSEYNTMCSAKVRDDMVEVLEKDLGRPIGKNIFGNGAHHWGIHYQNKFSTCPCCTLSLQTPVLLGNNGIAIFGCGHAYHVNCMIEKKLTTCNLHS, encoded by the exons ATGCAGGAGTTTCCGTACGTGCTGTCAGAGTATGAGGAAATCAATTCTCTCCTGTACAAGCCTATCAATTCAACCCAACGGATCAAG TACACATGTTTCAACACGTCCTCCAACTATATCATCCTGGGCTCGACCAGCGGCAGCATCTACCTGTTTTCGAGAAAGCCATGTTCCTTTCTGCAACTAATACCGCTATCG GAGGGAGCTGTCTCTCGAGTTCTGATATCACCTGATGAGAGAACGATTGCATTAGCCACTGCACGTGGAGCGGTTTGTCTAGTATCGTTGAAGCCCACGCCGAAATTAATAGCGGTATCGACAGAGCACATAAACGAGCAGATTAACAGCCTCTGTTGGAACGACAGCAGCTCCGAATTGTATGCAGGGGATTGGAATGGTAAAATCTCAGTTATGGTATTGTCAATTTTTAAG GTTAACGGCATGTTTCAAACACCAGCGTGCGCCCTGATGGATCTTGATTCAGCCATTGTGCAACTCAGTTTCTCTTCACCTTTGTTATTAGCATCGACTTTGACTCGTTGCTACATTTGCGATACTGTACAAGAACAGTATAAACAGGTGGGGAACAAGGCTCGCAACGGGGAATTCGGTGCCTGTTTCTATAAGACGTATTCTAAAGAAGATACCAGCGCACTGGCTGCTCAAAAAGAGGAGAAGCTGACCAACAGAAAGCGCACCTTCAGTTTCATTCCCGAGGGCAACAGCAACGTGCAGGAGGAGAACTTTCCACAGATATTTTGCGCTCGACCAGGCTCCAGACTGTGGGAAGTGTCTGCGAATGGGGTGGTGATGAAGACTCATCAGTTCAAAGAGGCTCTAGCCATTCCGCCTGTGACGATATGCAAACCTAATCCTAGAAAGTCCACATACCAGAAGCAAATGGAGCAGACGACCTGGACACCGCAGTCCGTCAACTTCACACATTTATTCGTTACCgcgaagaaatatttattttcgtacACTTCCAGAGGCCTATACATACTCGACCCGGTGACCGCGACCGTGATACTGTGGAACAACGAATTTTCGAACATAACCATGGCGGAAACTGTTGAGAATAAGATATATTTGATGACGACCAACGGGGAGTTTCACTGTTTGACTCTGTCCTTCTTAGACTCTTTAATATTGCGCTTGTACAATACGAAAAGCTACTACGAATGCTTAGAGTTATGTCTGATGCACAAAGTACAACTGAAGAAGCTGGTGAGCAACTTGGAGATCGGCAAGGTGTGCGACGTGGAGAACAGATTGCAGATGCTCAGGGACGACGAGCTGTCAACGTTGCTGCACCCTCTGACAAATCTTCTAGAGTCTAATACAAAGGCTAGCCCCAAGAAATTAGACTCGGGGATTGTCGTAGTCAATTCTGGAAACTCCAATGAGGAGGAGACTTTCAGGTCCAAGTCTGCGTCTCGTTGCTCCAAGATTGAATCGAAGGAAGAGACTAATGAGATCAACAGACCTGAAGACGCTAACTGTAACACAGCGTACGAGGAAAATAATGTTGAAGAGGTACTGGAGGAGTTAGATCCGAACAGAAGTGCGATGCAGAAAATACAAGCAGACTTGGAAGCTGTGAACGCTTTAATTGGGAATATTAGACAGTCCATGAGTGAAGGGGAGTTAGAAAATATAATATCAGACATTGATTGGAGAATGAACGTGATCAAAGATTTTTACGAGACGCTAACCGACCTGAAGAGCTTCCTATACGAAATATTGAGGAGCGCGGAGCTGTATTACTTCAACACTCTGTTAGAGAACATCTCGATGCAGCTGCTTCAGACGACAGATAATACGCACATTGTGAAACAGATAACGAAAGCCTTTGTCAACATGAACGCTCACAGCTGCAGAAGATGTACCTGCGGTAGTCCATACTCGATCGACGAGTTAGCCGAACCAAAGTTCCTGGGGGTTGGCATGGCCCTTCTCAAAAAGTTTGCGAACGAGAACCAAGAACAGTATGTCAATTTTTGCAACAGTGTACCTTACATGTGGAGAGAGTATTTGCCAGTGTGCGTGGAGCAGAATGGTGTGCTGATGAGTGATTCGCTGCGCCAGTGCCTTCAAATCAGAGACACTGTTGCACTGTCCATGCTTCTGCCATTGTTGGATGGAAAACTGTGGAGTGTTTTAGCGACACAGGTAAAACAAACTGAGGAGGGACAGTGTCTGTTCTGCGGCAAGTATATTAAGCATGGAAATAACGATGCGTTAGAGTCAATAGAGTGGAGCGCTGTGATACATGAAATCATAAAGAAACAGGGACCTGATCTTGCCATGGCACTACTAGTTAAGTTAGAGAAGGCTGTTCCAAACATTTCTATCGATAAAag CGTGTTCCAGTCACTGGTATTTACGAAAATCTTGTACCAGCATGGAATGAAGCGCACGATTAACTTCAATAAGAACAGTCTCGACTCGTCCGAGTATAACACAATGTGCTCGGCAAAG GTTCGAGACGATATGGTGGAAGTCCTTGAGAAAGATCTAGGTAGACCTattggcaagaatatttttggCAACGGGGCACACCACTGGGGAATACACTATCAGAACAAGTTCTCGACGTGTCCGTGCTGCACCCTGTCTCTGCAAACGCCGGTTTTGTTAGGTAACAATGGAATCGCGATATTCGGTTGCGGTCATGCTTACCACGTGAACTGTATGATCGAGAAGAAGCTAACGACGTGTAATCTGCATTCTTAA